The genomic DNA ACGCTTCGGGCGCCACCTCCAGGTGTTCGCCCAGCAGCCGCGCGCGCATCGCGGCGATGGCGGCCTGGATGCGCGGCTCGCCGCCCGACACCACCACGACATTGCACTCGGTGTCCAGCCCCAGCGAACGGTTGCTGAGGTTGGCGGAGCCGATGGTGAGGAAGTCGTCGTCGATCACCGTGACCTTGCTGTGGACGTTGACGCAGTCGGGCGACAGGCCGGGAATGGTCGGGCAGTACAGGCGGAAGCGATCGAACCGGTCGGCCGCGCGCAGCTGACGGTACAGGCGTGCGCGCAGCACGCCCATGCTGTGGGCCTCGAGCCACCCGCTCTCGTTGCGGCGCGATACCAGCACGATATCCGGGCCGTCCTCGTGCCCCAGCCGTGCCGCCAGCGCCTTGGCGATCTCGCCGGAGCTGAAGTACTGGTTCTCCATGTAGATGCTGTGCCGCGCCGAGGCAATGGCATCGCGCAGCAGCATGCGGACCTCGCTGACGCCGGGCTCGTCCTCGCACATGGGCATGGTGCGGGCGATGCCCACGCGCACGTCGGTCAGCTCGGGCGCCAGGCTCGGCGGCCACGGATCGGACGAGGTCGCCGCTACTGGCCGCGGCCGGCTGCCGCTGGCGCGCAGCCAGCGTTCCGCGCACAGCTTGCCGAGCGCCGCGGCCGCGTCGCCGTCGAGCACGCACTGCACGTCATGGAAGGGCGGGTAGGGCCGGCCCTCGGCCATGCGCAGCGGCGCGCCGGGCGCGTGCTGGTTATCGTCCCAGCGGCGCAGCGTCAGGTCCAGCCCGCCGACGAAAGCGACCTTGTTGTCGAGCACCACCACCTTCTGGTGGTGCGATGCCCCGGGCGGGTGATTGCCGTCCAGCCGGAACGACAGATGCCGGTGCGCCTGCCAGTGCGCGCTGGCCGAGGGCAGCCATTCGCGCTCCATCGCCATCACCATGGCGTAGTCCCAGCTCAGGATGTAGATGCGCAGGCTGGGGCGACGGTCGGCCAGCGCGCACAGAAAGTCGCGCAGTCCGGGCGGCAGGCCATCCTGCGCGCCGGCGGGAACGAGTTCCATGCGGCTGTCGATGTCCCAGCCCAGGATGAAGATGGTGTGCTCGGCCAGCGGCAACGCCTCGCGCAGCGCGCGGAAATAGGCGTCGGCGTCGACCAGCATGGCAAAACGCCGGCAAGGTTCGACGCGCCAGCAGTTGCGCCCGGGCTCGAGCTCGAAGCCGGGCGGGGAGGTCGGATCATGCGGTGATGGCGGCACCGTGGACGCCGGAGACGCCGTGGTGCCGGGCGGGTTGTATTGCCTCATTGCGCACGCTCAGGGGAAGCGGAAGCCATAGCCTGAAGCGCCGCGCAAGTTCCGTACCCTGCGCAAGCGCCCGCTGGTGCCACGCCGGGCGCGGCCTTTGCGTGTGCGCCTTACCGGCCTTTGTAAGAACGGCACTCGCGAGCCCGCGCGCCGGAGGGCGCGAAGCGCGTCAGGAAGCGTGTCCGCGCCGCAGCGTGGCGGGGCGGGCGATGCCCCAGACGTCCAGCAGTGGCTCGAAGTGCGGGGTATTGTCGCGCGGCGCGGGGGCGACGCGCCGTGGCGGCGGCAACGGGCGGCCGGTCAGGGCCAGTGGAGTTTCGGCCTCGGGCGGGAGGTCGGGCTCGCCTTCGTAGGCGACCACGCCCATCTGGCGGGCGGATTTGAGCGCGCGGGTCAGTTCGGCGGCGCTCAGGCGGCTGGCGGTGGCGAGCCGGTGCCGGGGCATGGGCCCATTGGCACGCAGGCTGGAAATCAACGCCATCACGCATTCCCGGGTGGTTCGATTCATGTCGCTGCGTCAGAAAAATGGTGAGGCAGCGAACCCGCCGATCGGGTCCCTTGCCTGCGGATAACCATTCTTCAGCAGGGGTCATGGTCTTGCCAACCCGATATGACACTTGTTCACATTCCTGCAGCGGGCAATCTCCGCGCATGGCGCATCAGTGCCGCGTTTTGGGGTCGCCGGTAGGAAAGCTTGGCGGCGCGCCGTCATGCGGGCTCAGCATGGAGCCATGCCGCCGCCACTTGCGGGCGTGGCGATCCTGGATGTCTGCGGCAAGATCGTGCAGTTCCGCCACCCTGGCGTCGAGCGGGTCGGGATAGATGTCCAGCGGACGGTATCGGAGCAGAAAACACATGACGGGTCTCGGTTGTCCTGGTCGTGGGCCTGTGGCCTGACTCCAGTATTGGCGGTGGACCCGGAGTTTCCAGCAGAAGATGCGCGGCACCTTGATGCGACTCAATGCACCGGGCGCAATGAACTGTTGCGGCCCGCCGTGTCAGCGGCCGCGCAAGGCAATGATGGCGCGGCAGCCGGCACCGCGTCGGGCCGGCCGAGGTGGCGCTAGCGGCCGAGGCGGGAATTGCCGCGGCCATCGCGGCAGTAGATCTTGCGTTCACGCACCAGGCCGTCGCGGCCATGGATGCACAGCGACACGCCGTCCTCGCGGGCACGCATCCAGCCGGCGGCAATGGCGGCTTCCTGTGTCGGGAAGTGCAGTGCCGCGTCGTCGGGGCCGCTTTCCAGGCCCTCGATCGTAAGCGCCCATCCCCCCTCGCTGGCGTATTCGGAGTCGCCGCTCGCGGCGGGAAGCACGTGGATGCTGCGTGACGTCATGGTGTTCTCCGTGATGGCTGGCAGTGACATTGGGGTTTTAAAGGATCCCGCGGCCGCGGGCTATAGGTCGCAGTCCTACAAGCATATTCGGGACCAGCCGGCAGACCGGGCCAGGCACCGCCGTAGTGCGGCATGTCGCGCGTTCTGCTGACATCGCGGTAGGACGAATGCCGACTTTTCGTCGCGCCTCGGATTGCTACGATCCAATTGCCGGTTGGGCAACAGGCTGCCCGGTCAAGCTATTCCGAGCTCTTCCATTTTGGCGGCGCATGCCGCATCCACACGAAGCAAGGAGATCATCATGAGAAAGCTATACGCACTGTTTGCCCTCGCTGGCATGCTGCTGGCCACGGGTTGCAACACCATGGCCGGTGCCGGCAAGGATATCGAGCGCGGCGGCGAGAAGGTGCAGGGCGCGGCGGAGACCACCAAGCAGAAGATGTAAGCGACTGGCGGCCACCTCGCGGCCACCTCGCGGCCAGTCAACGGCCCGTGCCCCAGGCGCGGGCCGTTTTCATTCATGCTGGTTCACGCGTGCGCCGCTTCGGTGCAGTTGCGGCGCCAGCTGGCCGGCGGCAGTCCGAATTCGCGCTTGAAGGCCCGGCTGAAGGCGGCCTCGGAGTCATAGCCGACCGCGCCGGCGACCTCGCTGATCGAGCGGTTGCCGCTGCGCAGCTCGGCCGCGGCGGTGCGCAGGCGCCAGTGAGCGAGGTATTGCATCGGCGGCTGCCCGAGCAGGTCGGTGAAGCGCTGCGCCAGAGCCGAGCGCGACAGGCCCACGTTTCCGGCCAGTTCGTCGACGGTCCACGGATGGCCCGGCCGCGCATGCATGCGCGACAGCGCACGCGCCACGTAGCGGTCGCGCAGCGCTGCCAGCCAGCCGCTTTCGTTGGCCGGCAAGGTGTCGATGCAGCGGCGCACCGCCTGCACGAAGAGCAGTTCCGACAGCTTGGCCAGCACGGTGGCGCTGCCGGCGCGCGGCTCGGCCGCCTCCGAGGTGGCGAAGGCCAGTGCCGAGGCCAGCCACGCGGATTCGAGCCCGGCGCCCAGGGCTACCTTGAACAGCCGCGGCAGCGATGTCAGCAGCGGATTGCCCATGGTGTCGTCGAAGCCGAGAAAGCCGCAGACCATGCGCGTGTGTTCGCCGCCGCCGCCGTACGAGACCCGCATGACTTCGCCGGGACTGTTGCGCAGCAGGTCATACACCAGTGGCGCCGAAGGCAAGGGCTGCAGATGGAGGTCGCTGCCGAGCACATGCGGCTCGCCCTGCGGTACCACCAGCAGTTCGCCGGCTTCCACGCGCACCCCGGGACCGGTGTCGTCGACCAGGCGCGCCCAGCAGATGCCTTCGGTGATCAGGTGATACGAGACCACGCGGTCGGCGCGCGGCAGGAACGCGGCGCGCAACTCGGCATCGGCTTCGCTGATCAGGCACCACGGTGATTTGAATTCGCCGTTCAGGAACACGGCGCCGCTCAGTTGCACGGCGCGCAGGAGGTCGGACAAGGCATCCATGGCCACATTCCTCCAGATCCGGGGTTTCGCGCAAGAAAGCCGGACGCCCGATCATACGGGCGAGGGGACCGGGCTCCGATACTAGCACCGTGCCCGTGGCCGTACAACGGCGCGGCACACGCCACCTGACTGGACGGAGACAACACCATGGAAACCCTTTCCGCAGCGGATGCCAGCGCCGGCGCGCAGGCCGACTGGATCGGCCTTGCCGCCACGCTGGGCCGCACCTTTGATGGCCGCGCGCCCGAGATCGACGCGAGCGAGCAGTTCGTCAGCGCCAACTATGACGACCTGCGCGCGCACCGCTTCTTTGCCGCGGCTGTGCCGCAGGAGCTGGGCGGCGCCGGGCTGTCGCACCAGGAACTGGGCGCGGTGCTGCGC from Cupriavidus taiwanensis includes the following:
- a CDS encoding entericidin A/B family lipoprotein, whose protein sequence is MRKLYALFALAGMLLATGCNTMAGAGKDIERGGEKVQGAAETTKQKM
- a CDS encoding AraC family transcriptional regulator, producing the protein MDALSDLLRAVQLSGAVFLNGEFKSPWCLISEADAELRAAFLPRADRVVSYHLITEGICWARLVDDTGPGVRVEAGELLVVPQGEPHVLGSDLHLQPLPSAPLVYDLLRNSPGEVMRVSYGGGGEHTRMVCGFLGFDDTMGNPLLTSLPRLFKVALGAGLESAWLASALAFATSEAAEPRAGSATVLAKLSELLFVQAVRRCIDTLPANESGWLAALRDRYVARALSRMHARPGHPWTVDELAGNVGLSRSALAQRFTDLLGQPPMQYLAHWRLRTAAAELRSGNRSISEVAGAVGYDSEAAFSRAFKREFGLPPASWRRNCTEAAHA
- a CDS encoding DUF2188 domain-containing protein; protein product: MTSRSIHVLPAASGDSEYASEGGWALTIEGLESGPDDAALHFPTQEAAIAAGWMRAREDGVSLCIHGRDGLVRERKIYCRDGRGNSRLGR
- a CDS encoding VTT domain-containing protein produces the protein MRQYNPPGTTASPASTVPPSPHDPTSPPGFELEPGRNCWRVEPCRRFAMLVDADAYFRALREALPLAEHTIFILGWDIDSRMELVPAGAQDGLPPGLRDFLCALADRRPSLRIYILSWDYAMVMAMEREWLPSASAHWQAHRHLSFRLDGNHPPGASHHQKVVVLDNKVAFVGGLDLTLRRWDDNQHAPGAPLRMAEGRPYPPFHDVQCVLDGDAAAALGKLCAERWLRASGSRPRPVAATSSDPWPPSLAPELTDVRVGIARTMPMCEDEPGVSEVRMLLRDAIASARHSIYMENQYFSSGEIAKALAARLGHEDGPDIVLVSRRNESGWLEAHSMGVLRARLYRQLRAADRFDRFRLYCPTIPGLSPDCVNVHSKVTVIDDDFLTIGSANLSNRSLGLDTECNVVVVSGGEPRIQAAIAAMRARLLGEHLEVAPEAFQAEVAATRSVLGAIRNLQRSDGRSLEDYVPPLPDDVDAASPAANLLDPIEPIDSDQVLAEFVSHEARPRVLGRVGAMVTLALLMAGLAFAWRYTPLREWADFRALLGAIERVDQIPLAPLAMMAVYLAGAVTMLPVTLLILVTVVVFGPLYGAVLALGGTVLSTGAGYLAGRLLGRQAVRRFGGRRLNRVSHQLRKHGIVAMVVLRLVPIAPFALVNLVVGASRISLRDCLIGTALGMLPGIVVSALLVDRVAAAARDPGWFTFALLALVLLVPASLLLVLRRRRRNAARPRGGRHDDPPGPGSRVSRLARMAGERS